A genome region from Natranaeroarchaeum sulfidigenes includes the following:
- a CDS encoding GNAT family N-acetyltransferase, whose amino-acid sequence MSDDRLYPDEVAGSFPAPPTTFEDREGRDIRIAPYGTDDREALVEMYVGFDPADRAQGIPPSSERRVRDWLDVILGEGYSVIASHGDDIAGHAALVQDTEGDAYELAIFVTQEYQRAGIGGKLLRHLLGYGREQGIECVWLTVERWNTAAVSLYEKVGFEKSGSESFELEMALRLSD is encoded by the coding sequence ATGAGCGACGACCGCCTCTACCCGGACGAGGTCGCGGGATCGTTCCCGGCCCCTCCGACGACGTTCGAGGACCGCGAGGGCCGGGACATCCGGATCGCACCGTATGGTACGGACGACAGGGAAGCCCTGGTCGAGATGTACGTCGGCTTCGATCCTGCTGACCGCGCACAGGGCATCCCCCCATCCTCGGAGCGGCGCGTCCGGGACTGGCTTGACGTCATCCTTGGCGAAGGCTACAGTGTCATCGCCAGCCACGGGGACGACATCGCCGGACACGCGGCGCTCGTACAGGATACCGAGGGCGACGCCTACGAGCTGGCGATCTTCGTCACACAGGAGTACCAGCGTGCCGGAATCGGCGGAAAGCTACTCCGGCACCTGCTCGGCTATGGCCGAGAGCAGGGTATCGAGTGCGTCTGGCTCACCGTCGAGCGCTGGAACACGGCAGCAGTCTCGCTGTACGAGAAAGTCGGTTTCGAGAAAAGCGGCTCGGAGAGCTTCGAGCTGGAGATGGCACTCCGACTCTCAGACTGA
- a CDS encoding alpha-ketoacid dehydrogenase subunit beta, with amino-acid sequence MASKQQPATAPDPADVSSESLTLVQAVRDGLATEMAIDEDVLMMGEDVGKNGGVFRATEGLYDEFGEHRVIDTPLAESGIVGTAIGMAAYGLRPVAEMQFMGFIYPAFDQIVSHAARLRNRSRGRFTCPMVIRAPYGGGIRAPEHHSESTEAFFVHQPGLKVAVPSTPYDAKGLLTSAIRDPDPVLFLEPKLIYRAFRGDVPDESYEIPLGEAAVRREGEDVTAYCWGAMAHRTVEAADNLAGEIDVEVVDLRSLSPLDRETIVESFEKTGRAVVVHEAPKTGGLAGEITATLQEESLLYQEAPIGRVTGFDTPFPLYALEDYYLPEPTRIEEGIRETVGF; translated from the coding sequence ATGGCGAGCAAACAACAGCCGGCCACCGCGCCGGATCCGGCCGACGTATCGAGCGAGTCGCTCACGCTCGTCCAGGCGGTACGGGACGGGCTGGCGACCGAGATGGCGATCGACGAGGACGTCCTGATGATGGGCGAGGACGTCGGGAAAAACGGGGGCGTCTTCCGGGCGACTGAGGGACTGTATGACGAGTTCGGTGAGCATCGCGTGATCGACACACCGCTCGCCGAGTCGGGGATCGTCGGCACGGCGATCGGGATGGCGGCCTACGGTCTCCGCCCCGTCGCGGAGATGCAGTTCATGGGCTTTATCTACCCCGCGTTCGACCAGATCGTCTCCCACGCCGCTCGCCTGCGAAACCGCTCACGCGGCCGGTTCACCTGTCCGATGGTGATCCGCGCGCCCTACGGCGGCGGCATTCGTGCGCCCGAGCACCACTCCGAGTCGACGGAGGCCTTCTTCGTCCACCAGCCGGGACTCAAAGTCGCCGTCCCGTCGACGCCCTACGACGCGAAGGGACTGCTGACGAGCGCGATCCGCGATCCCGATCCCGTCCTCTTTCTCGAACCCAAACTGATCTATCGGGCGTTCCGCGGGGACGTCCCGGACGAATCCTACGAGATCCCACTCGGCGAGGCCGCGGTCCGACGCGAGGGCGAGGACGTCACCGCCTACTGCTGGGGGGCGATGGCCCACCGGACAGTGGAGGCCGCCGACAACCTCGCCGGTGAGATCGACGTCGAGGTCGTCGACCTGCGCTCGCTTTCACCCCTCGACCGCGAGACGATCGTCGAGAGCTTCGAGAAGACCGGCCGGGCGGTCGTCGTCCACGAAGCGCCCAAAACGGGCGGGCTGGCCGGCGAGATCACCGCGACGCTACAGGAGGAGTCACTGTTGTATCAGGAGGCACCGATCGGGCGCGTCACCGGCTTCGACACGCCGTTCCCGCTGTACGCGCTCGAAGACTACTACCTTCCCGAGCCCACCCGTATCGAGGAGGGGATCAGGGAGACCGTGGGGTTCTGA
- a CDS encoding dihydrolipoamide acetyltransferase family protein, with translation MVREYRLPDVGEGVAEGEIVRWLVEPGDAVEEDQPIAEVETDKAMVDLPAPVDGSIRELHAEEGDIVPVGDVVVTFDIEGEDDTDATGGEPDDSDEETEIASDDGAEPAPGDSPDAGSEVPDGRVFASPSIRREARQAGVDIGEIEGSGPGGWITAADIQQAASSGEQASPAVPDESAVEEGAGAASEPSGPAPQQTVADTGTIGSDADSAAADRDRTLAAPATRRVAREEDVDLNAVPAVEQRDGEAFVTADAVREYAAAQQVAQEADAAAVTGAGSGTEAASGDTREPYRGVRRAIGEAMETAKYTAPHVTHHDTADVTELVATRKRLAAEAEERGIRLTYTPFVMKAVAVALNEHPILNAQLDEEAEEIVKRGEYNLGVATDTEAGLMVPVVEDVDHKGLLELASETNELAQKARERSIEPAELQGGTFTITNVGVIGGEYATPIINHPEVAILALGAIKERPRVHEGEVVPRETLPLSLSIDHRVVDGADAARFTNRVIELLEEPSLLLLE, from the coding sequence ATGGTCCGCGAGTACCGACTGCCCGACGTCGGCGAGGGCGTCGCAGAGGGCGAGATCGTCCGCTGGCTCGTCGAACCGGGCGATGCCGTCGAGGAGGATCAGCCGATCGCGGAGGTCGAGACCGACAAGGCGATGGTCGATCTGCCAGCGCCAGTCGACGGGTCGATTCGGGAACTCCACGCCGAGGAAGGCGATATCGTTCCGGTCGGCGACGTGGTCGTCACGTTCGACATAGAGGGCGAGGACGATACCGACGCGACTGGGGGCGAACCCGACGACTCCGACGAGGAAACAGAGATCGCTTCCGACGACGGGGCCGAGCCTGCTCCCGGCGATAGCCCCGACGCGGGATCGGAGGTGCCGGACGGCCGGGTGTTCGCCTCGCCGTCGATCCGCCGGGAAGCACGTCAGGCTGGCGTCGACATCGGTGAGATCGAAGGCAGCGGTCCGGGCGGCTGGATCACGGCGGCCGATATCCAGCAAGCGGCCAGCAGTGGGGAACAGGCGTCCCCCGCGGTCCCCGATGAGTCAGCAGTCGAAGAAGGGGCCGGGGCGGCGTCCGAGCCGTCGGGCCCCGCCCCGCAGCAGACGGTCGCCGATACAGGCACAATCGGTTCTGACGCCGATTCCGCGGCCGCAGACCGCGACCGAACCCTCGCCGCCCCGGCGACGCGGCGTGTCGCTCGCGAGGAGGACGTCGACCTGAACGCCGTACCCGCAGTCGAACAGCGCGACGGCGAGGCCTTCGTCACCGCCGATGCTGTTCGGGAGTACGCCGCCGCCCAGCAAGTCGCACAGGAGGCCGACGCGGCGGCGGTAACGGGGGCCGGTTCGGGCACGGAGGCGGCGTCCGGCGACACGCGCGAACCGTACCGCGGCGTCCGGCGCGCGATCGGCGAGGCGATGGAGACCGCGAAGTACACCGCGCCCCACGTGACCCATCACGATACCGCGGACGTCACGGAACTCGTCGCGACGCGTAAACGCCTCGCGGCCGAAGCCGAGGAGCGCGGGATTCGCCTGACGTACACGCCATTCGTCATGAAGGCCGTCGCCGTAGCGCTCAACGAGCATCCGATCCTCAACGCACAGCTCGACGAGGAGGCCGAGGAGATCGTCAAGCGCGGCGAGTACAACCTCGGCGTGGCGACCGACACGGAGGCTGGACTGATGGTGCCTGTCGTCGAGGACGTCGATCACAAGGGATTGCTCGAACTCGCCTCGGAGACGAACGAGTTGGCACAGAAGGCCCGCGAGCGCTCGATCGAGCCCGCAGAACTGCAGGGCGGGACGTTCACCATCACGAACGTCGGCGTCATCGGTGGCGAGTACGCCACGCCGATCATCAACCATCCCGAGGTGGCGATACTCGCGCTCGGCGCGATCAAGGAACGCCCGCGAGTCCACGAAGGCGAGGTCGTCCCGCGTGAGACGCTACCGCTCTCGCTGTCGATCGACCACCGGGTGGTGGACGGCGCGGACGCCGCGCGGTTTACCAATCGTGTGATCGAGTTGTTAGAGGAGCCGAGCCTGTTGCTTCTGGAGTGA
- the lpdA gene encoding dihydrolipoyl dehydrogenase: protein MVVGDVATGTDVLVIGAGPGGYVAAIRAGQLDQDVTLVEKEAYGGVCLNHGCIPSKALITATGVAHEAGHAEEMGIHADPEIDVGEMQEWKDGVVDQLTRGVEKLCKANQVNLVEGRAEFVGEHEARVVHSGEGQGAETVEFEHAIVATGSRPIEIPGFSYADEPVLDSKQALAMDGAPDSLVIVGAGYIGMELAGVFAKLGTDVTVVEMLDSVLPGYEADLARPVKKHAESLGVDFHFGQSATGWEESDDGIIVHTDAAGDDDEGLSLDTEKVLVAVGRQPVTDTVDLPAAGVETDDRGFVPTDDRARTNKDHIFAVGDVAGEPMLAHKGSKEGQVAAEVIAGEPAALDYQAIPSAVFTEPEIGTVGMTVAEAEDAGFEPMVGEFPFRASGRALTTGETDGFVRLVADAEDGFVLGGQVVGPEASELIAEIGLAVEMAATVEDVASTIHTHPTLSESVMEAAENALGHAIHTLNR, encoded by the coding sequence ATGGTCGTTGGAGACGTTGCAACCGGAACGGACGTACTGGTGATCGGCGCGGGACCGGGCGGCTACGTCGCCGCTATCCGCGCGGGACAGCTCGATCAGGACGTCACGCTGGTCGAGAAAGAGGCCTACGGCGGCGTCTGTCTGAACCATGGCTGTATCCCCTCGAAAGCGCTGATTACGGCGACCGGCGTGGCCCACGAGGCCGGACACGCCGAGGAGATGGGGATCCACGCGGATCCCGAGATAGACGTCGGGGAGATGCAAGAGTGGAAAGACGGCGTCGTCGACCAGCTTACCCGCGGGGTCGAAAAACTCTGCAAGGCCAACCAGGTCAATCTCGTCGAGGGACGGGCTGAGTTCGTCGGCGAGCATGAAGCCCGCGTGGTCCACAGCGGCGAGGGGCAGGGAGCGGAAACCGTCGAGTTCGAGCACGCCATCGTGGCGACGGGCTCACGGCCCATCGAGATTCCCGGCTTCTCCTACGCCGACGAGCCAGTACTCGACTCCAAACAGGCACTGGCGATGGACGGGGCACCGGACTCACTGGTGATCGTTGGCGCGGGCTACATCGGGATGGAACTAGCGGGCGTGTTCGCCAAACTCGGCACCGACGTGACGGTCGTCGAGATGCTCGACTCCGTCCTGCCCGGCTACGAAGCGGACCTCGCCCGGCCGGTCAAGAAACATGCCGAGTCGCTCGGCGTTGACTTTCACTTTGGACAAAGTGCGACGGGCTGGGAGGAAAGCGATGACGGCATTATCGTCCATACCGACGCCGCAGGCGATGACGATGAGGGGCTCTCCCTCGATACCGAGAAGGTGCTCGTCGCGGTCGGTCGCCAGCCGGTCACCGACACCGTCGACCTGCCGGCGGCGGGCGTCGAAACCGACGACCGGGGCTTCGTTCCGACGGACGATCGGGCACGGACCAACAAAGACCACATCTTCGCGGTCGGCGACGTTGCGGGCGAGCCGATGCTGGCACACAAGGGGAGCAAAGAGGGGCAGGTGGCCGCGGAGGTGATCGCTGGCGAGCCTGCCGCACTCGACTATCAGGCGATCCCCAGCGCGGTCTTTACGGAACCCGAAATCGGCACGGTCGGGATGACCGTGGCCGAAGCCGAAGACGCTGGGTTCGAGCCGATGGTCGGAGAGTTCCCGTTCCGCGCGAGCGGGCGGGCGCTCACGACCGGCGAGACCGATGGGTTCGTCCGACTCGTGGCCGACGCGGAGGACGGGTTCGTCCTCGGCGGGCAGGTCGTCGGGCCGGAGGCGTCGGAGCTGATCGCCGAGATCGGCCTGGCGGTCGAGATGGCCGCGACCGTCGAGGACGTCGCGTCGACGATTCACACGCACCCGACGCTCTCGGAGTCGGTGATGGAGGCCGCCGAAAACGCGCTCGGACACGCGATCCACACGCTCAATCGGTGA
- the pheA gene encoding prephenate dehydratase yields the protein MKAVTLGPEGTYSHRAAGSVADVVEFRESVTAIVEAVADGQYDRGVVPIENSIEGSVTESLDVLADNELAVIKEIVTPIRHALLAQDETFETVASHSQALAQCREYLSEQYPDVGLEAVASTARGVEIAREDATVAGIAHPDNSGNGLQVLAEDIQDRTSNATRFFVVAPVEDRTQAGGKSTFIVYPNDDYPGLLLDLLEPFADRDINLTRVESRPSGERLGDYVFHIDIAAGLYEDRTEQALADIDELAADGWIRRLGSYDTSHVV from the coding sequence ATGAAAGCAGTCACGCTGGGTCCCGAAGGGACCTACTCCCATCGTGCCGCCGGGTCGGTCGCGGATGTCGTCGAGTTTCGCGAGTCCGTCACCGCCATTGTCGAGGCGGTCGCCGACGGCCAGTACGACCGCGGCGTCGTTCCGATCGAGAACAGTATCGAGGGGAGCGTCACCGAGAGCCTCGACGTGCTCGCGGACAACGAACTCGCCGTCATCAAAGAGATAGTCACGCCGATCCGACACGCCCTGCTCGCCCAGGACGAGACGTTCGAGACGGTGGCCAGCCACTCTCAGGCACTTGCACAGTGCCGGGAGTATCTGTCCGAACAGTACCCGGATGTGGGCCTTGAAGCGGTCGCCAGCACGGCTCGTGGCGTCGAAATCGCCCGTGAGGACGCGACCGTGGCGGGCATCGCCCACCCCGACAACAGTGGAAATGGTCTGCAGGTGCTCGCCGAGGATATTCAGGATCGGACCTCAAACGCGACTCGCTTTTTCGTCGTCGCACCGGTCGAGGATCGCACGCAGGCGGGCGGAAAGTCGACGTTCATCGTTTACCCGAACGACGACTATCCCGGTCTGTTGCTAGACCTGCTCGAACCCTTCGCTGACCGTGACATCAACCTCACCCGTGTCGAGTCCCGTCCCAGCGGCGAACGTCTCGGCGACTACGTCTTCCATATCGATATCGCGGCAGGGCTGTACGAAGACCGAACCGAGCAGGCGCTCGCCGATATCGACGAACTCGCAGCAGATGGGTGGATTCGTCGACTCGGATCGTACGACACCTCGCATGTCGTGTGA
- a CDS encoding universal stress protein, whose amino-acid sequence MKVLLGVGGSDESRRALTQTVERAVEADDELTIAIFETDERDEGREEIERDVKTELEGAGLDATIRHIEEAPESELLRIAEEEGFDQIVIGGGRASPMGKIKLGPITEFVLVNAQVTVKLIR is encoded by the coding sequence ATGAAAGTCCTGCTCGGGGTCGGCGGAAGTGACGAGTCCCGGCGCGCGCTGACACAGACGGTTGAGCGAGCGGTGGAGGCTGACGACGAGTTGACGATCGCGATATTCGAGACTGACGAGCGAGATGAAGGACGAGAGGAGATCGAGAGGGATGTGAAGACCGAACTTGAGGGGGCAGGTCTCGATGCAACGATCCGACACATAGAGGAAGCGCCCGAAAGCGAACTCCTCCGTATCGCAGAGGAAGAAGGGTTCGACCAGATCGTAATCGGGGGAGGGCGTGCTAGTCCGATGGGCAAGATCAAGCTCGGGCCGATCACAGAGTTTGTGCTCGTAAACGCACAGGTGACGGTGAAGCTGATACGATGA
- a CDS encoding amino acid permease, with product MPSSLKRDLGLAETTAIAVGAMIGSGIFILPGLAWFFADTAAVFAFVLAAILVLPAALAVAEMSTAIPEDGGPYLYVERSMGPLLGTIAGVGTWLMLSLKSALALVGGVPYLVYVNPTLAEFVTALAVVLAIFFTVVNLVSAEGSGKLQFGIVGILILILGWLVVGGIPEIDTAATAGAFDPTGEGILQATAIVFISYAGLTKVGAVAEEVEDPGRNLPLAIIGALAFVAVMYAAIVYITIGVLDIQAAIDAGQLGSDGEGPIIALVAEQAIGPAGAIAIVIAALMALASTANAGLLAASRFPLAMARDGVFPEQLEQVSERFATPFNAVALTGGVLLLMVTVLPIQQVAAFGSAFQILVFILLNVALIGFREGVVPEYDPAFETPLYPWMPIAGILGGSVVLVYTGIVAVAGALGIVALAALWYFGYVRYYSGGIDREGAARAQVRESAGSRAVEHTRELFESTREYDVLVAVTESTSDRARQDMTRIAADLGRLRSTVVTVVEFLDIPHYVFPERHAKVISDERPDWLPEDPTKAPEWYPSDDDPALRTSGGTRQGKAKGTDQPADVPEENGDVEIRYREIDSEDHEQAIVDYATYEEIDLILLERRAEERFQRLFGDRETERILRNAPCDVAVVEDRGFESPDEIAVVTARGAYDPVKLLIADAIAEETGAEISLLQTIPEDAPDTQRRTIEDYHNDLTSICTVPVTSRILETDEPLVGLQRFVGDADLVLTGVGRTGLAGRLFGQPEQQLVERLDCSVISVQAHESRRQGFIEQLVMEYVF from the coding sequence ATGCCAAGTAGCCTCAAGCGAGACCTCGGACTGGCGGAAACGACAGCCATCGCGGTGGGCGCAATGATCGGCAGTGGTATCTTCATCCTGCCCGGGCTGGCGTGGTTCTTCGCGGACACCGCCGCCGTATTCGCGTTCGTCCTCGCGGCCATCCTCGTGTTGCCCGCGGCGCTTGCCGTCGCCGAAATGTCGACCGCGATCCCGGAAGACGGTGGTCCATATCTCTACGTCGAGCGAAGCATGGGGCCGCTACTCGGGACGATCGCGGGCGTCGGGACGTGGCTGATGCTCTCGCTAAAGAGCGCCCTCGCGCTGGTCGGGGGGGTGCCGTATCTGGTCTACGTCAACCCGACGCTGGCGGAGTTCGTCACCGCGCTTGCAGTCGTGCTGGCGATTTTCTTCACTGTCGTCAACCTCGTCAGCGCGGAGGGATCGGGTAAACTGCAGTTCGGGATCGTCGGTATTCTGATTCTGATCCTCGGCTGGCTGGTCGTCGGTGGGATTCCCGAGATCGACACTGCGGCGACCGCCGGCGCGTTCGACCCGACTGGCGAGGGGATCCTGCAGGCGACCGCGATCGTGTTCATCTCCTATGCGGGACTGACGAAAGTCGGGGCAGTCGCCGAGGAGGTCGAGGACCCCGGCCGAAACCTGCCGCTGGCGATCATCGGCGCGCTGGCCTTCGTCGCGGTGATGTACGCGGCGATCGTTTACATCACGATCGGCGTGCTCGACATTCAGGCGGCGATCGACGCCGGACAGCTCGGATCGGATGGTGAAGGGCCGATCATCGCGCTGGTCGCCGAACAGGCGATCGGTCCAGCGGGGGCGATCGCCATCGTCATCGCGGCGCTCATGGCGCTTGCGTCGACCGCCAACGCTGGGTTACTTGCGGCTTCCCGGTTCCCCCTCGCGATGGCCCGGGACGGCGTCTTCCCGGAACAGCTCGAACAGGTCAGCGAACGCTTTGCGACGCCGTTCAACGCCGTTGCGCTGACCGGGGGCGTCCTGCTGTTGATGGTCACCGTTCTACCGATCCAGCAGGTGGCCGCGTTCGGGAGCGCGTTCCAGATCCTCGTCTTCATTCTGCTCAACGTCGCTCTGATCGGCTTCCGTGAGGGTGTCGTCCCCGAGTATGATCCTGCCTTCGAGACGCCGCTGTACCCGTGGATGCCCATCGCAGGAATCCTCGGCGGCTCCGTCGTGCTGGTCTACACAGGTATCGTCGCCGTGGCGGGAGCTCTCGGAATCGTAGCGCTCGCGGCGCTCTGGTACTTTGGCTACGTTCGATACTACAGCGGTGGGATCGACCGTGAGGGTGCGGCCCGTGCACAGGTCCGTGAATCCGCAGGCTCGCGCGCCGTCGAGCACACCAGAGAACTGTTCGAGTCGACCCGTGAGTACGACGTGCTCGTTGCAGTCACCGAATCGACCTCCGACCGGGCGCGCCAGGACATGACCCGGATCGCGGCGGATCTCGGGCGGCTGCGTTCGACCGTCGTTACGGTTGTCGAGTTCCTCGATATCCCTCACTACGTCTTCCCGGAACGGCACGCGAAGGTGATTTCGGACGAGCGCCCGGACTGGTTGCCGGAGGATCCCACGAAAGCCCCCGAGTGGTATCCCTCCGATGACGATCCAGCGCTACGAACTTCCGGCGGAACGCGACAGGGGAAGGCCAAGGGAACGGACCAGCCCGCGGATGTCCCGGAGGAAAACGGCGATGTCGAGATCCGATATCGTGAGATCGACAGCGAGGACCACGAGCAGGCGATCGTCGACTACGCAACCTACGAGGAGATCGACCTGATCCTGCTCGAACGCCGTGCAGAGGAGCGATTTCAGCGCCTGTTCGGTGATCGCGAGACCGAGCGAATCCTCCGGAACGCGCCCTGTGACGTCGCGGTCGTAGAGGATCGAGGCTTTGAGAGCCCCGACGAGATCGCAGTCGTCACGGCGCGCGGTGCGTACGACCCGGTCAAGCTACTGATCGCCGACGCGATCGCCGAGGAGACCGGTGCCGAGATCAGCCTCCTTCAGACGATCCCCGAGGACGCCCCCGACACGCAGCGCCGGACCATCGAAGATTACCATAACGATCTGACATCTATCTGTACAGTCCCGGTGACCTCCCGGATTCTGGAGACGGACGAGCCGCTGGTCGGTCTCCAGCGATTCGTCGGCGACGCCGACCTCGTGCTCACCGGCGTGGGGCGAACGGGCCTCGCCGGGCGTCTGTTCGGCCAGCCCGAACAGCAACTCGTCGAGCGCCTCGACTGCTCGGTGATTTCCGTTCAGGCCCACGAGAGCAGGCGGCAAGGATTCATCGAACAGCTGGTGATGGAGTACGTCTTCTAG
- a CDS encoding FAD-binding protein, whose product MPSGRALDVVVVGGGLAGLAAATFTARHGLETVVIDAGNSIVRRNAHVENFPGFPAGVNPRRLLDLMTDQAEAAGATFHDGTVTIVEESDSGFAVDTDADERYHTQYVIAATKNEVAYLRSVDGVGLIDRGKTFVDTDERGRTGVDGLYAAGRLAEKPHQAIVCAGHGAEVAVTLLEDDDRPFYHDWVAPEGYFTDRGRDLPPGCEEIDAETAGEREDEANKLMRERFAERHPDEQETHPSLEE is encoded by the coding sequence ATGCCCTCCGGACGAGCGCTGGACGTAGTGGTCGTTGGGGGTGGCCTTGCGGGACTCGCTGCCGCGACGTTTACTGCCCGACACGGGCTGGAAACAGTCGTCATCGATGCGGGTAACTCGATCGTGCGCCGGAACGCCCACGTCGAGAACTTCCCCGGCTTTCCTGCGGGCGTGAACCCCCGCCGGCTGCTCGACCTCATGACCGACCAGGCGGAGGCGGCGGGGGCGACGTTCCACGACGGAACAGTCACGATTGTCGAGGAATCCGACAGCGGATTCGCCGTCGACACCGACGCCGACGAGCGCTATCACACCCAGTACGTGATCGCTGCAACGAAAAACGAAGTGGCGTATCTCCGATCGGTCGATGGTGTCGGGCTCATCGACCGCGGGAAGACGTTCGTCGATACGGACGAGCGGGGCCGCACCGGCGTCGACGGGCTCTATGCTGCCGGTCGCCTCGCCGAAAAACCCCATCAGGCGATCGTCTGTGCGGGCCACGGCGCGGAAGTCGCGGTCACGCTACTCGAAGACGACGACCGACCCTTCTACCACGACTGGGTCGCACCCGAGGGCTATTTCACCGACCGCGGGCGTGATCTCCCGCCGGGCTGTGAGGAGATCGACGCCGAGACGGCGGGCGAGCGCGAGGACGAGGCGAACAAGCTCATGCGCGAGCGATTCGCCGAGCGCCATCCCGACGAACAGGAGACACATCCGAGCCTCGAGGAGTGA
- a CDS encoding halocyanin domain-containing protein — MRSRRSVLATAAGLAAAGLAGCLGNGGYEDGDEDADVWLSAVDEFDGVEDHTGSSEVAVAVGAGDGLAFDPVAIQVDQGTTVVWEWTGDGGSHNVVHAGSAELFESDLVNREGHTFEYTFEEEGTFNYICTPHEASEMKGSVVVE, encoded by the coding sequence ATGAGATCCCGTCGATCAGTCCTCGCCACAGCAGCCGGACTGGCAGCTGCGGGACTTGCCGGGTGTCTCGGCAACGGCGGCTACGAGGACGGCGACGAGGATGCAGACGTCTGGCTCTCGGCCGTGGACGAGTTCGACGGCGTCGAAGACCACACTGGATCCAGCGAGGTCGCGGTCGCGGTCGGCGCGGGGGACGGCCTCGCCTTCGATCCCGTGGCGATCCAGGTGGATCAGGGGACGACCGTCGTCTGGGAGTGGACCGGCGACGGTGGCAGCCACAACGTCGTTCACGCCGGCAGCGCGGAACTGTTCGAGAGCGACCTGGTAAACCGGGAGGGTCACACCTTCGAGTACACGTTCGAGGAGGAAGGCACGTTCAACTACATCTGCACACCACACGAGGCCTCTGAAATGAAGGGCTCGGTTGTGGTCGAATAG
- the pdhA gene encoding pyruvate dehydrogenase (acetyl-transferring) E1 component subunit alpha has protein sequence MSTIQRDPDDRVQILDDSGHVRENAAVPDLSDDRLVEMYRDMRLARHLDERAVSLQRQGRMGTYPPMSGQEGAQVGSAYALDAEDWMFPSYREHAAVTVHGMPLSRTMLYWMGSEAGGKIPEDVNVFTVAVPIATQVPHATGMAWASKLRGEERAFLCYFGDGATSEGDFHEGLNFAGVFDVPAVFFCNNNQWAISVPRDRQTASETLAQKATAYGFEGVQVDGMDPLAVYQVTRDAVEKAKGPGPGELRPTLIEAVQYRFGAHTTADDPSVYRDEEEVERWKQKDPLPRMETFLRSTGRLDDETVDAIEAEIEDRVAETIEEVESMHRPEPAEMFEYVYRDMPERLDEQLRYLQRIRDEHGDDALLEG, from the coding sequence GTGAGCACGATACAGCGAGATCCCGACGACCGGGTACAGATACTGGACGATAGCGGCCACGTCCGGGAGAATGCCGCGGTCCCGGACCTGTCGGACGACCGGCTGGTCGAAATGTACCGGGACATGCGACTCGCCAGACACCTCGACGAGCGGGCCGTTAGTCTACAGCGACAGGGACGGATGGGAACGTATCCGCCGATGTCTGGTCAGGAGGGTGCACAGGTCGGGAGCGCGTACGCGCTCGACGCCGAGGACTGGATGTTCCCGAGTTATCGTGAGCACGCCGCCGTGACAGTGCACGGAATGCCGCTTTCCCGGACGATGCTGTACTGGATGGGCAGCGAGGCGGGCGGGAAGATTCCGGAGGACGTCAACGTCTTCACCGTCGCGGTCCCCATTGCGACCCAGGTTCCCCACGCGACCGGGATGGCATGGGCGTCGAAGCTCAGGGGAGAAGAACGTGCATTCCTCTGTTACTTCGGCGACGGCGCGACCAGCGAAGGAGACTTCCACGAGGGGCTGAACTTCGCGGGCGTCTTCGACGTGCCCGCCGTCTTCTTCTGTAACAACAACCAGTGGGCGATCTCGGTGCCCAGAGACCGCCAGACGGCCAGCGAGACCCTCGCACAGAAGGCGACCGCCTACGGGTTCGAGGGCGTGCAGGTCGACGGAATGGATCCACTGGCAGTGTATCAGGTCACCCGGGACGCCGTCGAGAAGGCGAAGGGTCCCGGCCCTGGCGAGCTCCGCCCCACGCTCATTGAGGCGGTCCAGTACCGTTTCGGTGCACACACGACCGCGGACGACCCCTCGGTGTATCGCGACGAGGAGGAAGTCGAACGGTGGAAACAGAAAGATCCCCTGCCGCGCATGGAGACGTTTCTGCGCTCGACCGGGCGACTCGACGACGAGACGGTCGACGCAATCGAGGCCGAGATCGAGGACCGCGTGGCGGAGACGATCGAGGAAGTCGAATCGATGCACCGACCCGAGCCCGCCGAGATGTTCGAGTACGTCTACCGGGACATGCCAGAACGGCTCGACGAACAGCTGCGCTATCTGCAACGGATCCGGGACGAACACGGCGACGACGCGCTACTGGAGGGATAA